The Manis javanica isolate MJ-LG chromosome 2, MJ_LKY, whole genome shotgun sequence genome contains a region encoding:
- the LOC118966934 gene encoding olfactory receptor 13C2, translated as MKWENQTLLVEFFLKGLSGYPRLELLFFVLILIMYVVILLGNGTLILISILDSHLHTPMYFFLGNLSFLDICYTTTSIPNTLVSFLSERKTISFSGCAVQMFLGLAMGTTECVLLGMMAFDRYVAICNPLRYPVIMRKDSYVLMAAGSWIIGIVNSAVQTVFVIQLPFCRNNIINHFSCEILAVMKLACADISGNEFIMLVATSLFILTPLLLIIISYSIIIISILKIHTSEGRRRVFSTCSAHLTVVIIFYGTILFMYMKPKSKETLNSDDLDATDKLISMFYGVMTPMMNPLIYSLRNKDVKEAVKQLLRRKVFS; from the coding sequence ATGAAATGGGAGAACCAAACACTTCTGGTGGAATTCTTTCTAAAGGGGCTTTCTGGTTACCCAAGACTTGAGCTACTCTTTTttgtgctaatcttaataatgTATGTGGTCATCCTTCTGGGCAATGGCACCCTTATTTTAATCAGCATCTTGGACTCCCACcttcacacccccatgtacttcttcctgggaAATCTCTCCTTCCTGGACATCTGCTACACCACCACCTCCATTCCCAACACGCTGGTGAGCTTCCTCTCAGAAAGAAAGACGATCTCTTTCTCTGGCTGTGCAGTGCAGATGTTTCTAGGCTTGGCCATGGGGACAACAGAGTGTGTGCTCCTGGGCATGATGGCCTTTGACCGGTATGTGGCTATCTGCAATCCTCTGAGATATCCTGTCATTATGAGAAAAGATTCCTATGTGCTAATGGCAGCTGGGTCCTGGATCATAGGAATTGTCAACTCTGCAGTACAAACTGTGTTTGTAATACAATTGCCTTTTTGTAGGAATAACATCATCAATCATTTCTCTTGTGAAATTCTGGCTGTCATGAAATTGGCCTGTGCAGACATCTCAGGCAATGAGTTTATCATGCTTGTGGCCACATCGTTGTTCATATTGACACCACTGTTATTAATCATTATCTCTTACTCAATAATCATCATCAGTATCCTCAAAATTCACACTTCTGAGGGGAGAAGGAGAGTCTTCTCTACCTGCTCAGCTCATCTGACTGTGGTGATAATATTCTATGGAACCATTCTCTTCATGTACATGAAACCCAAGTCTAAAGAGACACTCAATTCAGATGACTTGGATGCTACTGACAAACTTATATCCATGTTCTATGGGGTGATGACTCCTATGATGAATCCGTTAATCTACAGTCTCAGAAACAAGGATGTGAAGGAAGCAGTGAAGCAACTACTGAGAAGAAAAGTTTTTAGCTAG